Proteins from a single region of Juglans microcarpa x Juglans regia isolate MS1-56 chromosome 5S, Jm3101_v1.0, whole genome shotgun sequence:
- the LOC121268173 gene encoding heavy metal-associated isoprenylated plant protein 16-like, with protein MKQTVVIKVDMDGHKSFFGELDGQKVRSKALKIAVGISGVVSASLKGDEKNQIEVKGERIDTVKLTKLLRKKVGFADIITVAEEKKEEKKEEPKVEYMAWPYHYTPSYSSYPFYAPSGITYYCSQ; from the exons ATGAAG CAAACGGTTGTGATCAAGGTGGACATGGATGGCCACAAGTCCTTTTTTGGTGAGCTGGATGGACAAAAAGTCCGTTCCAAAGCCTTGAAGATTGCAGTCGGCATTTCAG GGGTGGTGTCGGCATCTTTAAAAGGAGACGAAAAGAACCAAATAGAAGTAAAAGGAGAAAGGATTGATACAGTGAAACTTACAAAATTACTCAGGAAGAAAGTGGGATTTGCAGACATAATTACTGTGGCggaagagaagaaagaggagaagaaagaagaaccAAAAGTAGAATACATGGCGTGGCCTTATCATTATACGCCTTCCTACTCTTCCTATCCATTCTATGCGCCGTCAGGGATTACATATTACTGTTCTCAGTAG
- the LOC121268171 gene encoding putative nuclease HARBI1: MKFTFVYAGWEGTAHDARVLIDALRRPENHFPWPEEGYYYLVDSAFPCTEGFMPPYPRVRYHRSERRGSRTFQGYKDLFNYRHSSLRNVIERTFGVLKKRFRILNLMPPYLPTQQRYLIIACCTIHNFIRMVTSNDRDFLVYSNPDDYPGMDSNQNTSEETHVPDMSTASTQAMAARRDAIALPMWEHSYGQQGNT, from the exons ATGAAATTCACATTCGTATACGCCGGGTGGGAGGGTACAGCCCATGATGCTCGTGTTTTAATTGATGCGTTGAGGCGTCCGGAGAACCATTTTCCATGGCCTGAAGAGG GTTATTATTATCTAGTAGATTCGGCATTTCCATGTACTGAAGGATTTATGCCACCGTATCCGAGGGTAAGGTACCATAGATCTGAACGAAGAGGCTCTCGTACCTTCCAAGGATATAAAGATCTGTTTAATTATCGGCATTCATCCCTTCGGAATGTCATTGAACGAACATTCGGCGTGTTGAAGAAGCGTTTtcgaattttaaatttaatgccCCCATACCTTCCAACTCAGCAACGATATCttattattgcatgttgtacgaTCCATAACTTTATCCGCATGGTTACATCTAATGATCGGGATTTTCTAGTATATAGCAATCCAGATGATTATCCAGGAATGGATTCGAATCAGAACACCAGTGAAGAGACTCATGTACCTGACATGTCGACTGCATCAACACAAGCGATGGCCGCAAGAAGAGATGCTATTGCATTACCTATGTGGGAGCATAGTTATGGTCAACAAGGCAACACCTAA